The following coding sequences are from one Hyphomicrobiales bacterium window:
- a CDS encoding DUF2306 domain-containing protein, which translates to MSLAPLLAAGSVVTVHAVAAMAAFLLGSVQLLAPKGTLPHRTLGYVWVLLMLTVISTSFFIYDIRMWGPFSWIHLLSLAALFGLVSLVREARRHDVREHKKSAIFLFFGAMVIAGGFTFMPGRAMHAVLFGG; encoded by the coding sequence ATGTCTTTAGCACCGCTCTTGGCAGCCGGTTCGGTGGTGACAGTGCACGCCGTTGCGGCGATGGCGGCCTTCCTGCTTGGATCCGTGCAGCTATTGGCGCCCAAAGGCACGCTTCCTCATCGCACCCTTGGCTATGTTTGGGTGCTGCTGATGCTGACGGTGATCAGCACGTCCTTCTTCATTTATGACATCCGCATGTGGGGCCCGTTCAGCTGGATCCATCTGTTGTCGTTGGCGGCGCTGTTCGGCCTGGTGTCGCTCGTCCGTGAAGCGCGGCGCCACGATGTGCGCGAACACAAAAAAAGTGCGATCTTCTTGTTCTTCGGCGCCATGGTGATCGCTGGCGGGTTCACCTTCATGCCAGGACGGGCGATGCACGCCGTCCTGTTTGGAGGTTAG
- the ssb gene encoding single-stranded DNA-binding protein: protein MAGSVNKVILVGNLGADPEVRTMQSGDKLVNLSVATSETWRDRQSGERREKTEWHRVVIFNENLAKVAEQYLRKGSKVYLEGALQTRKWQDQNGQDRYSTEVVLQKYRGELTMLDGRNDRQGGDAGYGQGGGYSGGQGGQSMPQDRGPAPAISSDIDDDIPF from the coding sequence ATGGCTGGCTCGGTGAACAAGGTCATTTTGGTGGGCAATCTGGGTGCCGACCCTGAAGTGCGCACGATGCAATCCGGCGACAAGCTGGTGAACCTCTCGGTGGCGACCTCCGAAACCTGGCGTGACCGCCAGTCTGGTGAGCGACGCGAAAAGACCGAATGGCACCGTGTCGTGATCTTCAACGAGAACCTCGCCAAGGTCGCCGAGCAATATCTGCGCAAGGGCTCCAAGGTCTATCTTGAAGGCGCCCTGCAGACGCGCAAGTGGCAAGATCAGAATGGCCAGGACCGCTACTCCACAGAGGTGGTGCTGCAAAAGTATCGCGGCGAACTGACCATGCTCGATGGACGGAACGATCGCCAGGGTGGCGACGCCGGTTACGGTCAAGGTGGTGGGTATTCCGGCGGTCAGGGCGGTCAATCTATGCCGCAGGATCGCGGTCCAGCACCAGCAATCAGCTCGGATATTGACGACGACATTCCGTTCTAG
- the uvrA gene encoding excinuclease ABC subunit UvrA, protein MAGTPSAPRPSSKHITVSGAREHNLKDVSVTLPRDSLVVMTGLSGSGKSSLAFDTIYAEGQRRYVESLSAYARQFLEMMQKPDVDQIDGLSPAISIEQKTTSKNPRSTVATVTEIYDYMRLLWARVGVPYSPATGLPIESQTVSQMVDRVMALPEGTRLYLLAPIVRQRKGEYRKDIAELMKQGFQRLKIDGEYYEIADAPALDKKFKHDIDVVVDRIVVREDIATRLADSFETALKLADGLAVAEYADLKEGEPLPERIVFSERFACPESGFTIPEIEPRLFSFNSPQGACPTCDGLGTTLEFEEALIVPDPSLSLRQGAVAPWAKTGNTSPYYTQTLDAICRHYKTSMAKAWSDLPEKVQDVILYGSDQESITFTYDDGLRSYKTAKPFEGVIGNIERRWRETDSQWVREELSRFQSNRPCEVCDGNRLRPEALAVKVAGEHIGTASKLSIREANEWFNDLPDKLSDKQNAIAKAILKEIRDRLRFLNDVGLQYLTLSRSSGTLSGGESQRIRLASQIGSGLTGVLYVLDEPSIGLHQRDNDRLLETLKHLRDLGNTVIVVEHDEDAVRTADYVVDIGPGAGVHGGEIVAEGTPQEVMANPKSLTGQYLSGTKAIPVPTKRRKGKKSQAIKVKGARGNNLKGVDATVPLGTFTCVTGVSGGGKSTFLLETLYKVAARRLNGARENPAPHDSVNGLEFLDKVIDIDQSPIGRTPRSNPATYTGAFTPIRDWFAGLPEAKARGYAPGRFSFNVKGGRCEACQGDGVLKIEMHFLPDVYVTCDVCHGKRYNRETLDIQFKGKSIADVLDMTVEEGAEFFSAVPAVRDKLVTLNRVGLGYIKVGQQATTLSGGEAQRVKLAKELSKRSTGRTLYILDEPTTGLHFHDVAKLLEVLHELVDQGNSVIVIEHNLEVIKTADWIIDLGPEGGDGGGELVASGTPEQVAKEKRSYTGQYLAEVLARATSKSVAAE, encoded by the coding sequence ATGGCAGGTACACCCTCCGCTCCGCGCCCTTCGTCGAAACACATTACTGTGTCGGGCGCGCGTGAGCACAATCTGAAAGATGTGTCGGTCACCCTGCCCCGCGACAGTCTGGTGGTAATGACCGGCCTGTCCGGTTCGGGCAAGAGCTCGCTCGCTTTTGACACCATCTATGCCGAAGGCCAGCGCCGTTATGTGGAGAGCCTGTCGGCCTATGCACGGCAATTCCTTGAGATGATGCAGAAGCCCGACGTCGATCAAATCGACGGACTCTCGCCTGCGATCTCTATCGAGCAAAAGACGACCAGCAAGAACCCGCGCTCGACAGTCGCCACCGTGACGGAGATTTATGATTATATGCGCCTGCTTTGGGCGCGTGTCGGGGTGCCCTACTCGCCAGCCACAGGCCTGCCGATCGAGAGCCAGACCGTCAGCCAGATGGTCGACCGGGTGATGGCGCTGCCAGAAGGCACGCGGCTCTATCTGCTTGCGCCGATCGTGCGTCAGCGCAAGGGCGAGTACCGCAAGGATATCGCCGAGCTGATGAAGCAGGGTTTCCAGCGCTTGAAGATCGATGGCGAGTATTACGAGATCGCTGACGCGCCGGCGCTCGACAAGAAATTCAAGCATGACATCGACGTGGTGGTGGACCGGATCGTGGTGCGTGAGGATATCGCAACGCGCCTGGCCGACAGTTTCGAAACGGCCTTGAAACTGGCTGACGGGCTTGCCGTGGCCGAATATGCCGATCTCAAAGAAGGTGAGCCGCTGCCGGAGCGCATTGTGTTTTCCGAACGCTTTGCCTGCCCGGAATCCGGCTTCACGATCCCAGAAATCGAGCCAAGGCTCTTCTCGTTCAACTCACCGCAGGGTGCCTGCCCGACCTGCGATGGGCTTGGCACCACGCTGGAATTCGAAGAAGCACTGATCGTCCCCGATCCGTCACTGTCCCTGCGTCAAGGCGCGGTGGCACCGTGGGCGAAAACCGGCAATACGTCGCCCTATTACACACAGACGCTGGACGCGATTTGCCGCCATTACAAAACGAGCATGGCCAAGGCTTGGAGCGACCTGCCGGAAAAGGTTCAGGACGTCATCCTCTACGGCTCGGACCAGGAGAGCATCACCTTCACCTACGATGATGGCTTGCGGTCCTACAAAACTGCCAAGCCGTTTGAGGGTGTGATCGGCAATATTGAGCGGCGGTGGCGCGAGACCGACAGCCAATGGGTGCGCGAGGAACTGTCACGCTTCCAGTCCAACCGCCCCTGCGAGGTCTGTGACGGCAACCGCCTTCGACCCGAAGCGCTGGCCGTGAAGGTGGCGGGCGAGCATATCGGCACGGCGTCGAAACTCTCCATTCGCGAAGCCAATGAATGGTTCAACGATTTGCCGGATAAGCTCAGCGACAAGCAGAACGCGATCGCCAAAGCGATCTTGAAAGAAATCCGCGACCGTCTGCGGTTCCTCAACGATGTGGGCCTGCAGTATCTGACGCTGTCGCGGTCTTCTGGCACACTGTCGGGTGGCGAGAGCCAGCGAATCCGCCTTGCCTCGCAGATCGGCTCGGGATTGACCGGTGTGCTTTACGTGCTTGATGAGCCGAGCATTGGCTTGCACCAGCGCGACAATGATCGGCTGTTGGAAACGCTGAAGCATCTGCGCGACCTCGGCAACACGGTGATCGTGGTGGAGCATGATGAAGACGCTGTGCGCACGGCCGACTATGTGGTGGACATTGGGCCGGGCGCTGGCGTCCATGGCGGCGAGATCGTTGCCGAGGGCACGCCGCAGGAGGTGATGGCCAACCCGAAATCGCTGACTGGGCAATATCTGTCAGGCACCAAGGCAATCCCGGTGCCAACCAAGCGGCGCAAGGGCAAGAAGAGCCAGGCGATCAAGGTCAAAGGCGCACGTGGCAACAATCTGAAAGGTGTCGATGCGACGGTGCCGCTTGGCACTTTCACCTGCGTGACTGGCGTGTCGGGCGGCGGCAAATCCACGTTCCTGCTTGAGACGCTCTACAAGGTGGCGGCGCGACGGCTGAACGGTGCGCGCGAGAACCCGGCCCCGCATGACAGCGTCAATGGACTAGAGTTCCTCGACAAGGTTATCGACATCGACCAGTCGCCTATTGGCCGCACGCCGCGCTCCAACCCGGCCACCTACACCGGTGCGTTCACGCCGATCCGCGACTGGTTTGCCGGCCTGCCAGAAGCCAAAGCGCGTGGCTATGCGCCAGGACGTTTCTCGTTCAACGTCAAGGGTGGGCGCTGCGAGGCCTGCCAAGGCGATGGCGTTTTGAAGATCGAGATGCACTTTTTGCCCGATGTCTACGTGACCTGCGATGTCTGCCACGGCAAACGCTACAATCGCGAGACGCTCGACATCCAGTTCAAGGGCAAGAGCATTGCCGACGTGCTCGATATGACGGTTGAAGAGGGCGCGGAATTCTTCTCGGCTGTGCCGGCCGTGCGCGACAAGCTGGTGACGCTCAATCGCGTTGGTCTCGGCTACATCAAGGTCGGCCAGCAGGCGACAACGCTGTCAGGTGGCGAGGCGCAGCGGGTGAAACTCGCCAAGGAGCTATCGAAGCGCTCGACCGGTCGGACGCTCTACATCCTCGATGAACCGACGACCGGGCTGCATTTTCACGATGTCGCCAAGCTCTTGGAAGTGCTTCACGAATTGGTCGATCAGGGCAACAGCGTGATCGTGATTGAGCACAATCTGGAGGTCATCAAAACCGCTGATTGGATCATCGATCTTGGTCCTGAAGGCGGCGATGGCGGCGGCGAATTGGTCGCGTCTGGTACGCCGGAGCAGGTGGCGAAGGAAAAACGGTCCTACACCGGGCAGTATCTTGCCGAGGTTCTGGCACGTGCCACCTCCAAATCGGTAGCCGCTGAGTAG
- a CDS encoding 23S rRNA (adenine(2030)-N(6))-methyltransferase RlmJ, producing the protein MLSYQHAYHAGNRADVHKHALLSLVLAYMGKKTKPLTYMETHAGRGLYDLGSKEAQKTGEATSGVSELLTRFPADHPYRRVIEAVRAEHGEAAYPGSPMLAERMLTSNVERSGDRLQLAELHPQEHAALVETMPRSGVHIYKEDGFPWAARRCPPTPRRGIIMIDPSYELAHDFTGVPSFLEGLHDLWPVGVIMLWYPILPSGEHSTVMAEIDELGFADTLRHEVNFAAASEGHRLQGSGMFVINPPYTLEGEAAQLSALLES; encoded by the coding sequence TTGCTCTCCTATCAACATGCCTATCACGCCGGCAATCGCGCCGACGTGCATAAACACGCGCTGCTGTCGCTGGTGCTTGCCTATATGGGCAAGAAGACCAAGCCGCTCACCTACATGGAAACCCATGCCGGGCGGGGGCTTTATGACCTTGGCTCGAAAGAGGCGCAAAAGACTGGCGAAGCGACATCCGGCGTGAGCGAACTGCTCACGCGTTTTCCAGCAGACCACCCTTACCGGCGCGTTATTGAGGCGGTGCGCGCCGAGCATGGCGAGGCCGCCTATCCCGGCTCACCGATGTTGGCCGAGCGAATGCTAACCTCGAATGTGGAGCGCTCCGGCGACCGCCTGCAACTGGCAGAACTGCACCCCCAGGAACATGCGGCGCTCGTCGAGACGATGCCACGATCAGGCGTGCACATTTACAAAGAAGACGGCTTTCCCTGGGCGGCACGGCGCTGTCCACCGACGCCTAGGCGCGGCATCATTATGATCGACCCGAGCTATGAGCTGGCGCACGACTTCACCGGCGTTCCGAGTTTCTTAGAAGGGCTACACGACTTGTGGCCAGTGGGTGTGATCATGCTGTGGTATCCCATCCTGCCAAGCGGCGAGCATTCGACGGTGATGGCTGAGATCGACGAGTTGGGCTTTGCTGACACGCTGCGTCACGAGGTGAATTTCGCGGCTGCCAGTGAAGGCCATCGGCTGCAAGGCAGCGGAATGTTCGTGATCAACCCGCCCTACACGCTTGAGGGTGAGGCCGCGCAGCTGTCAGCGCTTTTGGAAAGCTGA
- the trmFO gene encoding methylenetetrahydrofolate--tRNA-(uracil(54)-C(5))-methyltransferase (FADH(2)-oxidizing) TrmFO, with amino-acid sequence MALKPIHVIGGGLAGSEAAWQAAQMGVPVVLHEMRGSPNHPGTDAHKTDGLAELVCSNSFRSDDATSNAVGVLHAEMRKLGSLIMREGDSNQVPAGGALAVDRDGFSDGVSKALADHPLITVERSEISGLPPEDWDSVIIATGPLTAPALADAILRLTGEDALAFFDAIAPIVHTESINMDKAWFQSRYDKVGPGGTGKDYINCAMDEALYNRFIDALIEADAHDFKDWEKDTPYFNGCLPIEVMATRGRETLRFGPMKPVGLTNPHNPDVKPYAVVQLRQDNALGTLFNLVGFQTKIKYGSQSDILRMIPGLEEAKFARLGGMHRNTYLNSPALLDDQMRLTAQPRLRFAGQITGCEGYVESASIGLYTGRLAAAERLGLALPSLPGTTALGALVKHITGGHVVEDGDAEENKPRSFQPMNINFGLFPPHDGPLVDEEGKRIKGKAKGLARKQALAKRALEHCDGWVRSIDGVLPQAAE; translated from the coding sequence ATGGCATTGAAACCAATCCATGTGATCGGTGGCGGACTGGCAGGATCAGAAGCGGCTTGGCAGGCAGCGCAAATGGGCGTGCCGGTCGTCCTGCACGAGATGCGCGGCAGCCCAAACCACCCCGGCACCGATGCGCACAAAACCGATGGTCTGGCCGAACTGGTCTGCTCGAATTCTTTCCGTTCGGACGATGCGACGTCCAACGCGGTTGGTGTTTTGCATGCCGAAATGCGCAAGCTCGGCTCGCTCATCATGCGCGAAGGCGATTCTAACCAAGTGCCTGCAGGTGGCGCACTGGCCGTGGATCGTGATGGGTTTTCCGACGGCGTTTCCAAGGCTCTGGCTGACCATCCGCTGATCACCGTTGAGCGTAGCGAGATTTCTGGTCTGCCACCGGAAGACTGGGACAGCGTGATCATTGCCACGGGGCCGCTGACGGCCCCCGCCTTGGCCGATGCAATCTTGAGACTGACCGGCGAGGATGCGCTGGCCTTCTTCGACGCCATTGCGCCGATTGTGCACACCGAGTCGATCAATATGGACAAGGCCTGGTTCCAGTCGCGCTACGACAAGGTTGGACCGGGTGGGACGGGCAAAGACTACATCAACTGCGCCATGGACGAGGCGCTCTACAACCGGTTCATCGACGCCTTAATCGAAGCGGATGCCCACGACTTCAAAGATTGGGAGAAGGACACGCCCTATTTCAATGGCTGCCTACCCATTGAAGTGATGGCAACCCGCGGGCGCGAAACTTTACGGTTCGGTCCTATGAAGCCCGTCGGGCTGACCAACCCGCACAATCCAGACGTCAAGCCCTATGCGGTAGTCCAGCTTCGGCAAGACAATGCGCTCGGCACCCTGTTCAATCTGGTCGGCTTCCAGACCAAGATCAAATATGGATCGCAGTCGGACATCTTGCGCATGATCCCAGGCCTTGAAGAGGCGAAATTCGCCCGCCTCGGCGGTATGCACCGTAACACCTATCTCAACTCCCCGGCTCTGCTCGATGACCAGATGCGCCTAACGGCGCAGCCGCGCCTGCGATTCGCCGGCCAAATCACCGGTTGTGAGGGCTATGTGGAGTCGGCCAGCATTGGCCTCTACACCGGGCGTCTTGCCGCGGCTGAACGGCTAGGCCTTGCGTTGCCGTCGCTACCAGGCACGACGGCACTAGGGGCTTTGGTGAAACATATCACTGGTGGACACGTGGTTGAGGATGGCGATGCCGAGGAGAACAAGCCACGTTCGTTCCAGCCGATGAACATCAACTTTGGCCTGTTTCCGCCCCATGATGGTCCGCTGGTCGATGAAGAAGGCAAGCGGATTAAAGGCAAAGCCAAGGGTCTCGCGCGCAAGCAAGCGTTGGCCAAGCGCGCGCTCGAGCATTGCGATGGCTGGGTGCGCTCGATTGATGGGGTTCTGCCGCAGGCTGCGGAGTAG
- a CDS encoding squalene/phytoene synthase family protein yields the protein MTTETIAYATDHLRTHDFEWYAALQFAPADKRPALVAVFAYLAEIARVRSLVSEPMPGEIRLQWWRDTLSGTAHGTIEANPLAAALLQAINDHSLPAAPLLAVLDARTFDLYDDAMPSTADFEGYAGEIWSGPMSLAASVLSSGSPARFADVAGHGGVALAVARTLVGFAQWAGRGQCFLPADLTKAHDLERAMFAQRRVTPPLSNTLRAFALYGLDHLDKARAAATDLTPSANPIWLPLALTRQTLQDVESWSLNPFVRPLTRPRWQKLYRLWRASKRNPVF from the coding sequence ATGACCACAGAGACAATTGCCTACGCCACCGACCATCTGCGGACCCATGATTTTGAGTGGTATGCGGCGTTGCAATTTGCGCCCGCCGACAAACGTCCTGCGCTGGTTGCAGTGTTTGCATACCTGGCGGAAATCGCGCGGGTGCGGTCGCTGGTTTCAGAACCCATGCCTGGCGAAATCCGCTTGCAATGGTGGCGCGACACGCTGTCGGGCACCGCGCACGGCACAATCGAGGCCAATCCGCTGGCGGCCGCCTTGCTGCAAGCGATCAACGACCATTCTCTGCCTGCTGCACCGCTGCTCGCTGTGCTCGATGCGCGCACCTTCGATCTCTATGATGATGCCATGCCGTCGACCGCTGACTTTGAAGGCTATGCCGGTGAAATCTGGTCTGGGCCGATGTCTCTGGCAGCCTCGGTACTATCCAGTGGTAGCCCGGCGCGTTTTGCGGATGTCGCCGGCCATGGTGGCGTGGCGCTTGCTGTAGCGAGGACCCTTGTTGGTTTCGCGCAATGGGCGGGCAGGGGGCAGTGTTTTCTACCAGCCGATCTCACGAAAGCCCATGACCTTGAACGGGCGATGTTTGCCCAGCGTCGTGTTACCCCGCCACTATCCAACACCTTGCGCGCCTTTGCCCTCTACGGACTGGACCATCTCGACAAAGCGCGTGCTGCAGCCACCGACCTCACGCCCAGCGCCAACCCCATTTGGCTGCCCTTGGCGCTGACGCGTCAAACACTGCAGGACGTGGAGTCTTGGTCGCTCAATCCCTTTGTGCGACCCCTTACGCGTCCGAGATGGCAGAAGCTTTACAGGCTATGGCGGGCTTCCAAGCGCAACCCCGTTTTTTAG
- a CDS encoding Mth938-like domain-containing protein, producing the protein MAVGDKFLPAQAPIDAVLANGFRFGEMSHQGGLIGLPGRTQAWSPSSSAFDLSEADLQPILDRADDIDILVIGTGPDIAVMPQITLDALRGAGLALEVTATRAAVRTYNVLLSEDRRVAAALMALT; encoded by the coding sequence ATGGCCGTAGGCGACAAGTTCCTTCCGGCCCAAGCGCCCATCGATGCGGTCCTCGCCAATGGCTTTCGCTTTGGCGAGATGTCACATCAGGGCGGATTGATTGGGCTACCGGGACGCACCCAGGCTTGGTCGCCCTCGTCCTCTGCCTTCGATCTCAGCGAAGCCGATTTGCAGCCCATTTTGGATAGGGCCGATGACATCGACATCCTCGTGATCGGCACCGGTCCCGACATTGCGGTTATGCCGCAGATAACATTGGATGCGCTGCGCGGTGCCGGTCTGGCGTTAGAAGTCACCGCCACTCGAGCCGCAGTCCGCACTTATAATGTCCTGCTTTCCGAAGACCGGCGGGTTGCAGCCGCCCTGATGGCACTCACATAA
- the yajC gene encoding preprotein translocase subunit YajC has translation MFVTPAYAQAAGAAGGGSLVMSILPFILIFVIMWFLIIRPQRQQMKRHKEMIANVRRNDTIVTSGGIIGKVTKVLDDEANEIEVQVSEGVKIRVVRSMIQDVRAKAEPVAAND, from the coding sequence ATGTTCGTAACCCCCGCCTACGCTCAGGCCGCAGGCGCTGCCGGTGGTGGCAGCCTGGTCATGTCGATCCTGCCCTTCATCCTCATTTTCGTCATCATGTGGTTCTTGATCATTCGTCCGCAGCGTCAGCAGATGAAGCGCCACAAGGAAATGATCGCGAATGTCCGTCGCAACGACACGATCGTTACGTCCGGCGGCATCATCGGCAAAGTGACCAAAGTGCTCGACGATGAAGCCAACGAGATCGAGGTTCAGGTTTCAGAAGGCGTAAAAATTCGGGTGGTCCGCTCCATGATCCAAGATGTGCGCGCCAAGGCCGAGCCTGTCGCCGCCAACGATTGA
- a CDS encoding ATP-binding protein: MDSSDDNRDVLARVADALERLAPPAPADLALDRADAFVWQADTKGLMPLASVSALPLDLLKGINRSRDTLLENTQRFADGVAANNALLWGARGQGKSSLVKAVHAHINQGRSGEKRLKLIEVHREDIGSLPTLLAKLRAAPYRVIVFCDDLSFDAGETTYKSLKAALEGGLEGRPENVLFYATSNRRHLLPRDMIDNESGSAINPGDAIEEKVSLSDRFGLWLGFHKCSQDEYLAMVDAYHAHFDLPGKADDLHRDALEWATTRGARSGRVAWQFIQDAAGRAGRSLS, from the coding sequence ATGGATTCGTCCGACGACAACCGAGACGTTTTGGCCCGGGTCGCCGATGCATTGGAGCGGCTTGCACCACCTGCTCCAGCGGACCTGGCTCTTGACCGCGCCGATGCCTTTGTTTGGCAGGCCGATACGAAAGGGCTGATGCCGCTTGCAAGCGTGTCGGCGCTGCCGCTTGACCTCCTGAAGGGCATCAACCGCTCGCGGGATACGCTGCTTGAAAACACACAGCGCTTTGCCGATGGCGTTGCAGCCAACAATGCCCTGCTCTGGGGCGCGCGCGGTCAAGGTAAATCGTCGCTCGTTAAAGCGGTCCACGCCCATATCAATCAGGGGCGCAGCGGCGAGAAGCGGCTCAAGCTGATTGAGGTTCACCGCGAAGACATTGGATCTCTGCCAACCTTGTTGGCCAAACTGCGCGCGGCGCCCTATCGCGTGATCGTCTTTTGCGACGATCTGTCCTTCGATGCCGGTGAGACCACCTACAAATCGCTGAAGGCAGCGCTGGAAGGCGGCCTGGAGGGGCGCCCGGAGAATGTCCTCTTTTACGCAACGTCGAACCGCCGACACCTGTTGCCGCGCGATATGATCGACAATGAAAGCGGATCGGCGATCAATCCCGGTGACGCGATCGAAGAAAAAGTGTCGCTGTCGGACCGGTTCGGCCTGTGGCTAGGATTCCACAAATGCTCGCAGGATGAGTATCTGGCGATGGTCGACGCCTATCACGCCCATTTTGACCTGCCTGGAAAGGCCGATGACCTGCATCGCGATGCCTTGGAATGGGCGACGACACGCGGTGCCCGATCGGGCCGCGTGGCGTGGCAATTCATTCAGGACGCAGCCGGCAGGGCCGGCCGATCGCTTAGCTAG
- a CDS encoding peptidoglycan DD-metalloendopeptidase family protein — protein sequence MRTVSRGPMHRRAYRLGLLSVAAIVLSACSSDSDRLSFFGVDQAQPTTVAVAQPGVQATYTQPQVTYQQPTFQAAPNVSAPQVTASGAQPLTQPAPYTAPTFTAPGYPQTTASISQPQVTYQQPTVQALPQPVVQQPTYSAVQRAPVSAPTAHLAQTPAGLVGAQVPRTTQVAAVQAPRVVYQQPQVTYQQPQVTYQQPAPQPLTTASIGTPQVITPQRVSTDPITTASIPPVQSAPVSLPAPQMTPAQLPAQTSRAAGWSAVGGTRVQVQQGETMFSMSRRYGIPVDVLQRVNNISDPSSLRMGQQIIIPVYSTASAGTPVANAGVDTTFTGSTPTVRRVPAPTPRPANLRTVATAQPRLPTQVTQPTQTAQVMPAAGTHVVAAGETLYSIARRYNMSAQQLIAANAIDNPNSIRIGQRLVVSSFGQALPPVAQLPATTQTPSQVVASRSYTPPRPAQSPAVVEQTAAIQQVAARNDDIAEQTPLQFRWPIRGRVLSGFGVQDNGVRNDGVNIAVPEGASIRAAEEGEVVYAGNELRGFGNLVLIQHRGGYVTAYAHNSRLDVQRGDRVNRGDVIARAGSTGDVDTPQLHFEIRRGTTPVDPGPYLPSS from the coding sequence ATGCGTACAGTGTCACGCGGTCCGATGCACCGCAGGGCCTATCGGCTCGGCTTGTTATCCGTGGCGGCAATCGTCCTATCCGCCTGTTCCTCTGACTCCGACCGTCTTAGCTTCTTCGGTGTCGATCAGGCACAGCCGACAACCGTTGCCGTAGCGCAGCCTGGCGTACAGGCAACCTACACGCAGCCGCAAGTGACCTACCAACAGCCGACATTCCAGGCCGCCCCAAACGTTTCCGCCCCGCAGGTCACAGCCTCGGGCGCGCAACCGCTCACGCAGCCTGCGCCTTACACCGCCCCGACTTTCACCGCTCCTGGCTATCCGCAAACAACGGCCAGCATCAGCCAGCCGCAGGTGACCTATCAGCAGCCAACCGTCCAAGCCCTTCCGCAGCCGGTCGTGCAGCAGCCGACCTATTCGGCTGTTCAGCGTGCGCCGGTGAGCGCACCGACGGCTCATCTTGCGCAGACGCCCGCTGGCTTGGTCGGCGCGCAGGTTCCGCGCACGACGCAGGTCGCAGCGGTTCAGGCGCCGCGCGTTGTCTATCAACAGCCGCAGGTGACCTACCAACAGCCGCAAGTGACGTATCAGCAGCCCGCACCGCAGCCGCTGACCACCGCGTCGATCGGCACACCACAAGTGATAACCCCGCAGCGCGTTTCCACCGATCCAATCACGACCGCCTCAATTCCACCGGTCCAGTCCGCACCGGTGAGCCTGCCCGCGCCGCAAATGACACCGGCGCAGTTGCCCGCGCAAACCAGTCGCGCAGCAGGATGGTCGGCAGTCGGCGGTACCCGCGTTCAGGTGCAGCAAGGCGAGACGATGTTCTCCATGTCTCGTCGCTACGGCATTCCGGTTGATGTGCTTCAGCGCGTGAACAACATCTCCGATCCGTCCTCTCTGCGGATGGGCCAGCAGATCATCATTCCGGTCTACTCGACCGCTTCAGCTGGCACGCCAGTTGCCAATGCTGGGGTCGACACGACGTTCACTGGCTCGACGCCCACAGTGCGCCGCGTTCCTGCCCCGACACCGCGTCCAGCAAACTTGCGCACCGTAGCCACAGCGCAGCCCCGCCTTCCGACCCAGGTCACGCAGCCGACACAAACGGCTCAGGTGATGCCAGCCGCCGGAACGCATGTTGTTGCCGCCGGCGAGACGCTCTACTCGATCGCGCGCCGCTACAACATGTCCGCGCAGCAGCTGATCGCCGCCAATGCTATCGACAATCCGAACTCGATCCGCATCGGCCAGCGCTTGGTGGTTTCGTCCTTTGGTCAGGCCTTGCCGCCCGTGGCGCAATTGCCTGCAACGACGCAGACGCCGTCGCAGGTTGTTGCCTCACGGAGCTATACGCCGCCGCGCCCGGCTCAGTCGCCTGCCGTGGTGGAACAAACGGCCGCGATTCAGCAAGTCGCCGCGCGCAACGATGACATCGCCGAGCAGACGCCGCTTCAGTTCCGCTGGCCGATTCGTGGCCGTGTGCTTTCCGGCTTTGGCGTCCAGGACAATGGCGTGCGCAATGATGGCGTGAACATCGCAGTGCCCGAGGGCGCGTCGATCCGCGCTGCCGAGGAGGGCGAAGTTGTCTATGCTGGCAATGAGTTGCGCGGTTTCGGCAACCTCGTGCTGATCCAGCATCGCGGGGGGTATGTGACGGCCTATGCGCACAACAGTCGCCTCGACGTCCAACGCGGTGACCGGGTGAACCGTGGCGACGTGATCGCTCGCGCCGGCTCCACCGGCGATGTGGACACGCCACAACTACACTTTGAGATCCGCCGCGGGACCACCCCCGTCGATCCAGGGCCTTATCTGCCGTCTAGCTAA